The sequence CTCGTACGTCGCCCGCGCGTCGTCGGTGGTGAACATGAGCCAGCCGCCGCCTGCCCCCTTGGCGACGTTCTCCCGCACCGACGCCGCCGTCGCCTCGTCGACCGCGGGCGGCGCGGGCCGCTCCAGCAGGATCTGGTGGTCGGGGTCGTCGGGCACGCACACGGTGAGCCACCGCATGAAGCCGAGGTCGGCGTCGGTGTGGACGCGCAGGCCGAGGACGCCGACGTAGAAGTCGAGCGCCTCGTCCTGGTCGAGGACGTAGAGCTGCGAGGAGACGATGCGGTTCAGCACGTCGCCGACGCTAGGGAGACTGGTCGCCCTCGCGCTTCTCCGAAACCGACGGGTCCGGCAGGCCCGGCGGGTCCAGCGGGTCCAGCGGGTCCAGCGGGTCCAGCGGGTCCGGCGGGTCCGGCGGGTCCGGCGGGTCCGGCGGGTCGGACGGGTCCGACGGGTCCGGCGAGGCGACGGCGACGACCGCGGCCGTGCTCGGGCGCGTCCACGCCATGCCGAAGCACGACGGGACCGCCGGCACCCGCCCGCGCGAGCGGTACGCCGTCGGGGACTCCCCCACGACAGAGCGGAACGTGCGGCTGAAGGTGCCGAGGCTCGTGAACCCGACGTGCAGGCAGACCTCGGTGACGGGCGTCGTCGTCGTGCGCAGCAGGTGCATCGCCCGCTCGACCCGGCGCCGCTGCAGGTAGCGGTGCGGGGTCTCCCCGAAGACGGTGCGGAAGGAGCGGATGAGGTGGTCCGGCGACACGTGCGCGAGCGCGGCCAGGGCCGTGACGTCGAGCTCCTCGGCGTAGCGGCGGTCGATCGCGTCGCGCACCCGCAGCATGCTGCGGTTGAGGGCCTCGCGCCGCGAGACGTCCGGGTGACCGGGCGGCGTCGACCGCCTCGCGAGGCCCACGGGTGCACCGTAGACGTCGGGCTCGGTCCGCGACGGGGTCGTGTGGTCGGGTCCCCCGTACGGATCCTGTCGGCCGCGGCCGCACCACCCAAGCGTCCGGCAAGCGGCATGCAAGCCGTGCTCAAGCCGGGCCCCGGAGGCTCCTCGGCAGACGGGCGACCGCCCGTACCGACCGCGCCGCGACCGGCGCCGCACCCGAGGAGAGCCACGTGCTCCGCACCCGTTCCCACCGCACCACCGCCCGCACCACCCGTCGCACCGCCCGCCGCACGACGTCCGCCCACGCCGTCGCCCTGCCGCTCCTCGCCACCGCGCTGCTCGCAGCCGGCACGGTCGCGCTCGCCGGTCCGGCCTCCGGGCAGGGCAGCACCGAGGCGGCGAGCGCCACCGCGGCCGTCTTCGGCCGGAACGCGACCGGCGAGCACGCCGGGCACGAGGGCC comes from Aquipuribacter sp. SD81 and encodes:
- a CDS encoding VOC family protein gives rise to the protein MLNRIVSSQLYVLDQDEALDFYVGVLGLRVHTDADLGFMRWLTVCVPDDPDHQILLERPAPPAVDEATAASVRENVAKGAGGGWLMFTTDDARATYERLRAKGVDMTSEPTEQPYGTDFGLRDPFGNAIRIGQLHGPAAS
- a CDS encoding AraC family transcriptional regulator, with amino-acid sequence MGLARRSTPPGHPDVSRREALNRSMLRVRDAIDRRYAEELDVTALAALAHVSPDHLIRSFRTVFGETPHRYLQRRRVERAMHLLRTTTTPVTEVCLHVGFTSLGTFSRTFRSVVGESPTAYRSRGRVPAVPSCFGMAWTRPSTAAVVAVASPDPSDPSDPPDPPDPPDPPDPLDPLDPLDPLDPPGLPDPSVSEKREGDQSP